The Lysobacter gummosus genome includes a region encoding these proteins:
- a CDS encoding DUF6249 domain-containing protein: protein MPEILVPISLFVCIVFAIKIVVEARFRSKLLQTGGAEELLRSMARDEDIRRRHGALRWGIVMVLLAIGFGIIESAGWRDANPGTVAVLLGAIGIGNLAYYFISRKLD from the coding sequence ATGCCCGAGATCCTCGTCCCCATCTCCCTGTTCGTCTGCATCGTCTTCGCGATCAAGATCGTCGTGGAAGCGCGTTTCCGCAGCAAACTGCTGCAGACCGGTGGCGCCGAAGAGCTGTTGCGCTCGATGGCCCGCGACGAAGACATCCGCCGCCGCCACGGCGCCCTGCGCTGGGGCATCGTCATGGTCCTGCTCGCGATCGGCTTCGGCATCATCGAAAGCGCCGGCTGGCGCGACGCCAACCCCGGCACCGTCGCGGTGCTGCTCGGCGCGATCGGGATCGGCAATCTGGCCTACTACTTCATTTCGCGCAAGCTCGACTGA
- a CDS encoding RNA polymerase sigma factor encodes MNDDRTLVEAVLARAPGAFERLVREYQGLCWHIIQRMVRHPDDTRELCQEAFLRVHQCLHQYRHESPLKSWIGQVAYSVAKRHLERKRIPIVEVADDEDALSPLDRVSDGFDLEAACADEEIAAGLHAEIEALPPLQRTLLTLYHLEEVPIGEIAQITGLAEGTIKSHLFRTRARLRQRLEARLGEFA; translated from the coding sequence ATGAACGACGACCGCACTCTGGTCGAAGCCGTACTGGCGCGCGCGCCGGGCGCGTTCGAGCGTCTGGTGCGCGAGTACCAGGGGCTGTGCTGGCACATCATCCAGCGCATGGTCCGCCACCCCGACGACACCCGCGAGCTGTGTCAGGAAGCCTTCCTGCGCGTGCACCAGTGCCTGCACCAGTACCGTCACGAGAGCCCGCTCAAGTCGTGGATCGGCCAGGTCGCGTATTCGGTCGCCAAGCGCCATCTGGAGCGCAAGCGGATTCCGATCGTGGAAGTGGCCGACGACGAGGATGCGCTGTCGCCGCTGGACCGGGTCAGCGACGGCTTCGATCTGGAAGCGGCCTGCGCCGACGAGGAAATCGCCGCCGGCCTGCATGCCGAGATCGAGGCGCTGCCGCCGTTGCAGCGCACGCTGCTTACCCTGTATCACCTGGAAGAAGTGCCCATCGGCGAAATCGCGCAGATCACCGGCCTGGCCGAGGGCACGATCAAGAGCCACCTGTTCCGCACCCGCGCGCGCCTGCGCCAGCGCCTGGAAGCCCGGTTGGGAGAATTCGCATGA
- a CDS encoding RNA polymerase sigma factor, translating to MERTGLERPDFKAADEMFANAWRASLPELEARARRFAEGQRDRAEELLANTAIKALLFMRRSPQTITDPCGFLFVVLRHVFLDSVRRRGRDREVFDRNREVDGDSAGFAHDGLTALQKLELDQQLDRVVDAVARMSREQRRLFAYRFIDDLPYPVIAEKLHINQPLARKRVELLRNRLKLVMSRD from the coding sequence ATGGAACGTACAGGACTCGAACGTCCCGATTTCAAGGCCGCCGATGAAATGTTCGCCAACGCGTGGCGGGCGAGCCTGCCGGAGCTGGAAGCGCGGGCGCGGCGCTTCGCCGAAGGCCAGCGCGACCGCGCCGAGGAATTGCTGGCCAATACCGCGATCAAGGCCCTGCTGTTCATGCGCCGCTCGCCGCAGACCATCACCGATCCGTGCGGCTTCCTGTTCGTGGTGCTGCGTCACGTATTTCTCGACAGCGTGCGCCGGCGCGGGCGCGACCGCGAGGTGTTCGACCGCAACCGCGAGGTCGATGGCGACTCGGCCGGTTTCGCCCACGACGGCCTGACCGCCTTGCAGAAGCTGGAACTGGACCAGCAGCTCGACCGCGTGGTCGATGCGGTGGCGCGGATGAGCCGCGAGCAACGGCGCTTGTTCGCCTACCGCTTCATCGACGACCTGCCGTATCCGGTGATCGCCGAGAAACTGCACATCAATCAGCCGCTGGCGCGCAAACGGGTGGAGCTGCTGCGCAATCGCCTGAAGCTGGTGATGTCGCGCGATTGA
- a CDS encoding RebB family R body protein yields the protein MADTPVNSQITDAVTQTNVKVVAEAPAQAIASLYQVSSHSTGLALQNAVHSQQVLNQISTAVVSKAVQLIMAVGDKT from the coding sequence ATGGCCGATACCCCCGTCAACTCGCAGATCACCGACGCCGTCACCCAGACCAACGTCAAGGTGGTCGCCGAAGCGCCGGCGCAGGCCATCGCTTCGTTGTACCAGGTGTCCAGCCATTCCACGGGCCTGGCCTTGCAGAACGCCGTGCACAGCCAGCAGGTGCTCAATCAGATCTCGACCGCGGTGGTGTCCAAGGCGGTGCAGCTGATCATGGCGGTGGGCGACAAGACGTGA
- a CDS encoding RebB family R body protein, producing the protein MAFPTAVNDQITDAVTQSNVKVIGEAPAFAMGSIYQSMAHSTGILFENAVSAQQQQNTLAQAAANQGVMQIYSLDTTAAAGATEKVAQTGVSDNLTSLMTVLQAFKS; encoded by the coding sequence ATGGCATTCCCTACCGCCGTCAACGATCAAATCACCGATGCCGTCACCCAGTCCAACGTCAAGGTCATCGGCGAAGCGCCGGCCTTTGCGATGGGTTCGATCTATCAGTCGATGGCCCACTCCACCGGCATCTTGTTCGAGAACGCAGTCTCGGCGCAGCAGCAGCAGAACACGCTGGCGCAGGCCGCCGCCAACCAGGGCGTGATGCAGATCTACAGCCTGGATACCACCGCCGCCGCCGGCGCCACCGAGAAGGTCGCCCAGACCGGTGTGTCCGACAACCTCACCAGCCTGATGACCGTGCTGCAGGCGTTCAAGTCCTAA
- a CDS encoding RebB family R body protein translates to MAYPTAVNNQITDAVTQSNVKVIAEGPAFAMGSIFQASAHSTGILFENSVAAQQQQNTLALAAANQGVMQVYSVDTTAAAGATEKIGQTGVADNLTSLLTVLNAFKSPSGL, encoded by the coding sequence ATGGCATATCCCACCGCAGTCAACAACCAGATCACCGACGCCGTCACCCAGTCCAACGTCAAGGTCATCGCCGAGGGCCCCGCCTTCGCGATGGGCTCGATCTTCCAGGCCTCGGCGCATTCCACCGGCATCCTGTTCGAGAACTCGGTCGCCGCTCAGCAGCAGCAGAACACCTTGGCGCTGGCCGCGGCCAACCAGGGCGTGATGCAGGTCTACAGCGTCGACACCACGGCCGCCGCGGGCGCGACGGAAAAGATCGGCCAGACCGGCGTGGCCGACAACCTGACCAGTCTGTTGACCGTGTTGAACGCGTTCAAATCGCCGTCCGGCCTGTAA
- a CDS encoding Crp/Fnr family transcriptional regulator, whose protein sequence is MSLTPDDGNAVRRRRWGLDRCALLRGLPPTLLEHIARHSTELNLEEGDALFFKNDPSDFLAFVVHGRIYKLLYGPDGQELIVDTIESGETVDETPLLDTHSHTFTAVAYSATRVLLLSRRHFPSLTCDPGVIERAHVSLCLRLRHAVESLETMCLHRLESRLARYLLSLMHNQSRPREGDFEVALPPTQSILAAMVNASRPKLNAQLQTWHRSGLVSRKRNILRINDIDQFRCKAYLGRDAERPDQRARSTAARRSA, encoded by the coding sequence ATGTCCCTGACACCGGACGACGGCAACGCGGTGCGCCGGCGCCGTTGGGGCCTGGACCGCTGCGCGCTGCTGCGCGGCCTGCCGCCGACGTTGCTGGAGCACATCGCGCGTCACAGCACCGAACTGAATCTGGAAGAAGGCGACGCGCTGTTCTTCAAGAACGATCCCAGCGATTTTCTCGCCTTCGTCGTGCACGGGCGGATCTACAAGCTGCTGTACGGGCCCGATGGGCAGGAGTTGATCGTCGATACGATCGAAAGCGGCGAGACGGTCGATGAGACGCCGCTGCTGGATACGCATTCGCACACCTTCACCGCGGTGGCCTACAGCGCCACGCGGGTGTTGCTGCTGTCGCGGCGGCACTTTCCCAGCCTGACCTGCGATCCGGGAGTGATCGAACGCGCCCACGTATCGCTGTGCCTGCGTTTGCGGCATGCGGTCGAGAGCCTGGAGACCATGTGCCTGCATCGGCTGGAGTCGCGTCTGGCGCGTTATCTGCTTTCGCTGATGCACAACCAGTCGCGACCGCGCGAAGGCGATTTCGAAGTGGCCTTGCCGCCGACGCAGAGCATTCTGGCGGCGATGGTCAACGCCAGCCGGCCGAAGTTGAACGCGCAATTGCAGACCTGGCATCGCAGTGGCCTGGTGAGCCGCAAGCGCAATATCCTGCGCATCAACGATATCGACCAGTTCCGCTGCAAGGCGTATCTGGGGCGCGATGCGGAGCGGCCGGATCAACGCGCGCGGTCGACGGCGGCACGGCGTAGTGCGTGA
- a CDS encoding arylesterase produces MGDSLSAGYGLAASQGWVSLTAERIAKTQPGWRVVNASISGETTAGGAARVAGELQRNKPAVVVIELGANDGLRGLQLAQSRANLERMIQAAQGAKAQVLLIGMRMPPNLGKEYTEGFERNYRELSQKYRTQLLPFLLEPVAMDRAAFQADNLHPIASAQPKLRDHVWTKLGPMLK; encoded by the coding sequence ATGGGCGATTCGCTTTCGGCCGGTTACGGCCTGGCCGCCTCGCAGGGCTGGGTGTCGTTGACCGCCGAGCGCATCGCCAAGACCCAGCCCGGCTGGCGCGTGGTCAACGCCAGCATCAGCGGCGAAACCACGGCCGGCGGCGCGGCGCGCGTCGCCGGCGAATTGCAGCGCAATAAACCGGCCGTGGTGGTGATCGAACTGGGCGCCAACGATGGTTTGCGCGGCCTGCAACTGGCGCAGAGCCGGGCCAATCTGGAGCGCATGATCCAGGCCGCGCAGGGCGCCAAGGCGCAGGTGCTGCTGATCGGCATGCGCATGCCGCCGAACCTGGGCAAGGAATACACGGAAGGCTTCGAGCGCAACTATCGCGAGCTGTCGCAGAAGTACCGCACCCAGTTGCTGCCGTTCCTGCTCGAACCGGTCGCGATGGATCGCGCCGCATTCCAGGCCGACAACCTGCATCCGATCGCCAGCGCGCAACCGAAGCTGCGCGACCATGTGTGGACGAAGTTGGGTCCGATGTTGAAGTGA